Proteins found in one Phocoena sinus isolate mPhoSin1 chromosome 19, mPhoSin1.pri, whole genome shotgun sequence genomic segment:
- the LOC116744292 gene encoding LOW QUALITY PROTEIN: ras GTPase-activating protein-binding protein 1-like (The sequence of the model RefSeq protein was modified relative to this genomic sequence to represent the inferred CDS: inserted 1 base in 1 codon; substituted 1 base at 1 genomic stop codon), translating into MVMEKPSPLLVGREFVRQYYTLLNQAPDMLHRFYGKNSSYVHAGLDSNGKPADAVYGQKEIHRKVMSQNFTNCHAKIRHVDAHATLNDCVVVQVMCLLSNNTQALRRFMQTFVLAPESSVENKFYVHNDIFRYQDEVFGGFVPEPXEESEEVEEPEERQQTPEVVPDDSGTFYDQTVSSDLEEHLEEPVAEPEPDPEPEPEQEPVSEVQEEKSEPVLEETAPEDAQKSSSPAPADIAQTVQKDLRTFSWTSVTSKNLPPSGAISVTGIPPHAVKVPASQPRPESKPQSQIPPQRPQRHQRVREQRINVPLQGFPGGTTGPRPVCEAGEQGDVEPQRIVRHPDNHQLFISNLPHEVDKSELQDFFQNYGNVVELCINSSGKLPNFGFIVFDDSEPVQKVLSNRSIMFRGEVCLNVEEKKTQTVREGDRRDNCLRGPGGPQGGLGGGMTGTPXGGMVQKPGFGVGKGIAPRQ; encoded by the exons ATGGTTATGGAGAAGCCTAGTCCCCTGCTGGTCGGGCGGGAATTTGTGAGACAGTATTACACACTGCTGAACCAGGCCCCAGACATGCTACACAGATTTTATGGAAAGAACTCTTCTTATGTCCATGCGGGATTGGATTCAAATGGAAAGCCAGCAGATGCAGTCTATGGACAGAAAGAAATCCATAGGAAAGTGATGTCACAAAACTTCACCAATTGCCACGCTAAGATCCGTCATGTCGATGCTCATGCCACTCTGAATGACTGTGTGGTGGTCCAGGTGATGTGCTTGCTCTCTAATAACACCCAGGCTTTAAGGAGATTCATGCAGACCTTTGTCCTTGCTCCTGAGAGCTCTGTTGAAAATAAGTTCTATGTTCACAATGATATCTTCAGATACCAAGATGAGGTCTTTGGTGGCTTTGTCCCTGAGC GAGAAGAATCTGAAGAAGTAGAGGAACCTGAAGAAAGACAGCAGACACCTGAGGTGGTACCTGATGATTCTGGAACTTTCTATGATCAAACTGTCAGCAGTGACTTAGAAGAACATTTAGAAGAACCTGTTGCTGAACCAGAGCCTGATCCTGAACCAGAACCGGAGCAAGAACCTGTGTCTGAAGTCCAAGAGGAAAAGTCTGAGCCAGTATTGGAAGAAACTGCTCCTGAGGATGCTCAGAAGAGTTCTTCTCCAGCGCCTGCAGACATAGCCCAGACAGTGCAGAAGGACTTGAGAACCTTTTCTTGGACATCTGTGACCAGCAAGAACCTTCCACCCAGTGGAGCTATTTCAGTTACTGGGATACCACCTCATGCTGTTAAAGTACCAGCTTCACAGCCTCGTCCGGAGTCTAAGCCTCAATCTCAAATTCCACCGCAGAGGCCTCAGAGGCATCAAAGGGTTCGAGAACAGCGAATAAATGTtcctctccagggcttccctggtggcaca ACGGGACCTAGACCAGTCTGTGAGGCTGGTGAGCAAGGTGATGTTGAACCCCAAAGAATCGTGAGACACCCTGACAATCACCAGCTCTTTATCAGCAACCTGCCTCATGAGGTGGACAAATCAGAGcttcaagatttttttcaaaattatgggAATGTGGTGGAGCTGTGTATTAACAGCAGTGGGAAATTACCCAATTTTGGGTTCATTGTGTTTGATGATTCTGAGCCTGTTCAGAAGGTGCTTAGCAACAGGTCCATCATGTTCAGAGGTGAGGTCTGCCTGAATGTGGAAGAAAAGAAGACTCAAACCGTCCGGGAAGGGGATCGTCGAGATAACTGCCTGCGGGGACCTGGAGGCCCTCAAGGTGGGCTCGGTGGTGGGATGACAGGCACCCCCTGAGGAGGCATGGTGCAGAAACCAGGATTTGGAGTGGGAAAGGGCATTGCTCCAAGGCAGTGA